In one uncultured Methanoregula sp. genomic region, the following are encoded:
- a CDS encoding Coenzyme F420 hydrogenase/dehydrogenase, beta subunit C-terminal domain yields the protein MAQKSYLDLKAEVWDCGKCSGCGACVAVCPADAISFKEGEMVTSPASNGYCKQATDSVPCGACYAVCPRTGTQPSETLGKYLELVSAKAAIDIPRRQSGGAVTAILANALDEGLIDAIVTVTEDHWTLRPSSVVISKSDVLIRQAGSRYSWWVPLLAALKHAVIERKYKRIAVIGVPCVVQAVARMRESDNDLLKPFGKSIRLVVGLFCTETFDYAALVQGKLRTDYKLEPHEIRKLDVKGKLEILKTDGSTQAVPLAELESCIRTGCHYCTDLTAVLSDISAGAIGSKPGSTTLLIRTSTGKGFIDNAVQNKKLILSGDADAKAIEKLASAKIKKNTKK from the coding sequence ATGGCACAAAAAAGTTATCTCGATTTGAAAGCCGAGGTCTGGGATTGCGGAAAATGTTCCGGTTGCGGTGCCTGTGTGGCAGTCTGCCCGGCTGATGCAATTTCATTCAAAGAGGGGGAGATGGTAACAAGCCCTGCAAGTAACGGTTACTGCAAGCAGGCAACGGACTCAGTCCCGTGCGGGGCGTGTTACGCCGTGTGTCCCCGGACCGGCACCCAGCCATCTGAGACCCTTGGGAAATATCTCGAACTCGTATCGGCAAAAGCTGCCATCGACATTCCCCGCAGGCAGAGTGGCGGGGCAGTCACGGCAATCCTCGCAAATGCACTCGATGAAGGACTCATAGATGCAATCGTCACGGTAACTGAAGACCACTGGACCCTCAGGCCTTCATCGGTTGTTATTTCAAAATCCGATGTTCTCATCCGGCAGGCGGGAAGTCGTTACAGCTGGTGGGTCCCGCTTCTCGCCGCCCTCAAACATGCAGTCATTGAGCGCAAATACAAACGGATCGCAGTCATCGGCGTTCCCTGTGTTGTCCAGGCCGTGGCTCGTATGAGGGAGAGCGACAACGACCTCCTCAAACCGTTTGGCAAATCGATACGCCTGGTTGTAGGTCTTTTCTGCACGGAAACGTTCGATTATGCAGCTCTCGTCCAGGGCAAACTCCGTACGGATTACAAGCTGGAACCCCACGAGATCCGGAAGCTGGATGTCAAGGGGAAACTGGAGATCCTCAAGACGGATGGCAGTACGCAGGCAGTTCCCCTTGCAGAACTGGAGAGTTGTATCAGGACGGGATGCCATTACTGTACCGATCTCACCGCGGTACTCTCGGATATTTCAGCAGGAGCGATCGGGAGTAAGCCGGGTTCAACTACGCTCCTCATCCGCACCTCCACCGGTAAAGGATTCATCGACAATGCAGTGCAGAACAAAAAGCTTATTCTCTCGGGTGACGCTGACGCAAAGGCGATCGAGAAACTTGCATCGGCAAAGATCAAAAAGAACACAAAGAAATAA
- a CDS encoding glutamate synthase-related protein, protein MSIGSTPLRFQVRIDPERCMSCGRCIENCSYGVYRKEGDTIRINSRNCVACHRCLAFCPRDAIDIEEKPNDYRSHPVWTREIREAVFNQAKTGKIISGGMGNALPYPIIFDRLVLDACQVTNPSIDPLREPMELRTYIGKKPSSLSIRERPGKDVELLTKLTPNLQIETPIMIGHMSYGAISLPAQQAMAKAVHRIGTFMGTGEGGLHQSLYPYQKNMIVQVASGRFGVDIDYLERGAAIEIKIGQGAKPGIGGHLPGEKVCADVACTRMIPEGSDAISPAPHHDIYSIEDLKQLVHGLKEATEWKKPVFVKIAAVHNSAAIAAGIARSGADAVVVDGFRGGTGSAPVVFRDHVGIPIEAAIASVDAKLRQQGIRNEVSIIASGGIRQSADVAKIICLGADAVYIGTSALVAMGCRVCGTCNRGQCAWGIATQKPELTKRLDPETNSVQVENLIHGWTLELGELMGAAGINSIESLRGNRDRLRGYMLDEGLLNVLDVKTVGA, encoded by the coding sequence ATGAGTATCGGGAGTACACCGCTCAGGTTCCAGGTCAGGATTGACCCGGAGCGCTGCATGTCCTGCGGGCGGTGCATCGAGAACTGCTCGTACGGCGTGTACCGGAAAGAAGGCGACACTATCCGCATCAATTCCCGTAACTGTGTGGCCTGCCACCGCTGCCTGGCTTTTTGCCCTCGGGATGCTATCGATATTGAGGAGAAACCTAATGACTACCGCAGCCACCCGGTCTGGACCCGCGAGATCCGCGAGGCGGTCTTCAACCAGGCAAAGACCGGCAAGATCATTTCCGGGGGCATGGGCAATGCCCTGCCATACCCGATAATATTCGACCGGCTCGTCCTCGATGCCTGCCAGGTAACCAACCCGAGCATCGACCCGCTCCGGGAGCCAATGGAGCTTCGCACCTACATAGGCAAGAAGCCGTCTTCGCTCTCAATCCGGGAACGGCCCGGAAAGGATGTTGAGCTTCTCACTAAACTCACACCCAACCTCCAGATCGAGACCCCGATCATGATCGGGCATATGAGTTACGGGGCGATCAGCCTGCCGGCACAGCAGGCCATGGCAAAAGCGGTCCACCGTATCGGTACGTTCATGGGGACAGGAGAGGGCGGGCTCCACCAGTCACTCTACCCGTACCAGAAGAACATGATCGTCCAGGTCGCATCGGGAAGGTTCGGTGTTGACATCGACTATCTCGAACGCGGGGCCGCGATCGAGATCAAGATCGGCCAGGGCGCAAAACCGGGTATCGGCGGCCACCTTCCCGGGGAGAAAGTCTGCGCCGATGTTGCCTGTACCCGCATGATCCCGGAAGGCAGCGATGCGATCAGCCCGGCGCCTCACCACGATATTTACAGCATCGAGGATCTCAAACAGCTGGTCCATGGACTCAAGGAAGCCACGGAATGGAAGAAGCCGGTCTTTGTAAAGATCGCCGCGGTCCATAATTCCGCTGCCATTGCCGCGGGGATAGCCCGCTCAGGGGCGGACGCTGTTGTTGTCGACGGCTTCCGAGGGGGAACCGGTTCAGCACCCGTGGTCTTCCGCGACCATGTCGGCATCCCGATAGAAGCGGCAATTGCAAGCGTTGATGCAAAACTGCGCCAGCAGGGGATCCGGAATGAAGTATCCATCATAGCGAGCGGGGGCATCCGGCAGAGTGCGGACGTGGCAAAGATCATCTGCCTCGGTGCCGATGCCGTCTATATCGGGACTTCAGCGCTCGTGGCTATGGGGTGCCGGGTCTGCGGGACCTGCAACCGGGGCCAGTGTGCCTGGGGTATTGCCACCCAGAAACCCGAACTGACGAAGAGGCTGGATCCTGAAACCAACTCAGTGCAGGTCGAGAACCTGATCCATGGCTGGACACTCGAACTTGGCGAACTGATGGGTGCAGCCGGTATCAACAGCATCGAAAGCTTACGGGGCAACCGGGACCGGCTCCGGGGCTACATGCTGGACGAGGGATTGCTGAACGTGCTTGATGTGAAGACGGTGGGGGCCTGA
- a CDS encoding glutamine amidotransferase family protein, which translates to MCGIIGVIDRRRQCMDGTKIKEALASMDERGSGEGAGYVAYGIYPDYKDYYALHVFFDNIRENKIPLDNLLEKWGTIIHDEQIKTCEQPNIRKVHTPWRYFFRPDRSLMPKSITPDEDIVTHLVMKVNSERNGTLIFSSGKNLGVFKAAGWPEDVANFYRIQDYEGYLWLAHNRYPTNTAGWWGGAHPFNLLNWSVVHNGEITSYGTNRRYIESYGYKCTMYTDTEVVAYLVDLLVRKHGLSEKMAVRALAPPFWEEIDRMPPKEQELNRAIRLTYGSALMNGPFAICVANENTLVGFTDRIKLRPLVSGESGDRLFISSEEAAIRRIDPDVGNIAMPKAGEPVIGRIYS; encoded by the coding sequence ATGTGTGGTATAATTGGTGTAATTGACCGGCGCCGCCAGTGCATGGACGGTACCAAGATAAAAGAAGCACTTGCTTCCATGGATGAGCGGGGCAGTGGCGAAGGTGCGGGATATGTCGCATATGGCATTTATCCGGATTATAAGGACTACTATGCCCTCCATGTCTTCTTCGACAACATCCGCGAGAACAAGATCCCGCTGGACAACCTGCTGGAGAAATGGGGGACGATCATTCATGATGAACAGATCAAGACCTGTGAACAGCCCAATATCCGCAAGGTCCACACACCCTGGCGCTATTTCTTCCGGCCGGACAGGAGCCTGATGCCCAAGAGTATCACACCTGATGAGGACATTGTCACCCACCTTGTCATGAAAGTGAACAGCGAGCGGAACGGTACGCTCATATTCTCCTCCGGAAAAAACCTCGGCGTCTTCAAAGCAGCCGGCTGGCCGGAGGATGTCGCGAACTTCTACCGGATCCAGGATTACGAAGGCTACCTCTGGCTCGCCCACAACCGGTACCCGACAAATACTGCCGGCTGGTGGGGCGGGGCTCATCCATTTAACCTCCTCAACTGGAGCGTTGTCCATAACGGGGAGATCACATCATACGGTACCAACCGGCGCTATATCGAGAGTTACGGGTACAAATGCACGATGTACACCGATACCGAGGTTGTCGCATACCTCGTCGATCTGCTGGTCAGGAAACACGGGCTCTCCGAGAAGATGGCAGTACGGGCACTCGCACCCCCGTTCTGGGAGGAGATCGACCGCATGCCGCCAAAGGAGCAGGAGCTCAACCGGGCCATCCGGCTGACCTATGGATCGGCACTCATGAACGGGCCTTTTGCTATCTGCGTTGCAAATGAGAATACTCTTGTCGGGTTCACCGATCGCATCAAGCTCCGCCCGCTGGTATCCGGCGAGAGTGGCGATCGGCTCTTCATCTCCAGCGAGGAAGCCGCTATCCGGAGGATAGACCCGGATGTCGGCAACATCGCTATGCCCAAAGCCGGCGAGCCGGTGATCGGGAGGATCTACTCATGA
- a CDS encoding glutamine synthetase beta-grasp domain-containing protein, with protein MSADVTKMLKKIEADGVKFIRLQFTDIQGMPKNVSIPVIQAEKALTEGIWFDGSSIEGFARIEESDMILKPDPATYAVLPWRPQEGKVARFICDVQTYGNKSFDGDPRYILRKTMAEAAKMGYTFNTGPELEFFLFKMYDGVPTTEFEDHGAYFDLAPTDSAEDVRRDVVLALSEMGFEIEASHHEVADSQHEIDFKYGDALTTADRVITFKFATKSIALQYGLHASFMAKPIAGINGSGMHTHGSLSRNGKNAFFDANAELQLSDTCMYYIGGLLKHAKAITRVANPTINSYKRLVPGFEAPCYLAWSAANRSALVRVPAARGNSTRAEFRSPDPMCNPYLTFACMLAAGMDGIKNKIMPPESTNTNIYHLNAKDRKRLKVDMLPASLAEANAALLKDEVICNTLGEHVVTNLTRIAEMETDAFRLAVHPWELERYLATY; from the coding sequence ATGTCAGCAGACGTAACGAAGATGCTCAAGAAAATTGAGGCGGATGGGGTCAAATTCATCCGTCTTCAGTTCACGGATATTCAGGGGATGCCTAAAAACGTCTCGATCCCTGTCATCCAGGCTGAGAAGGCGCTCACGGAAGGTATCTGGTTTGACGGTTCTTCCATTGAAGGATTTGCCAGGATCGAAGAATCTGACATGATATTAAAGCCTGATCCGGCCACCTATGCGGTTCTCCCGTGGAGACCCCAGGAAGGAAAGGTCGCCCGGTTCATCTGCGATGTCCAGACGTACGGCAACAAATCTTTTGATGGAGATCCCCGCTATATCCTGCGCAAAACAATGGCTGAAGCAGCCAAGATGGGATATACATTCAATACCGGACCCGAACTTGAATTTTTCCTGTTCAAGATGTATGACGGCGTGCCCACCACGGAATTTGAAGACCACGGGGCATACTTTGATCTTGCACCTACGGATTCAGCTGAAGATGTCAGGAGGGATGTTGTCCTTGCGTTAAGCGAGATGGGCTTTGAAATCGAAGCTTCACATCACGAAGTTGCCGACAGCCAGCATGAGATTGACTTCAAGTACGGCGATGCCCTGACAACTGCGGACCGGGTTATTACCTTTAAGTTTGCAACCAAGTCCATTGCCCTGCAGTACGGCCTCCACGCCTCATTCATGGCAAAGCCGATCGCCGGCATCAACGGCAGCGGTATGCATACCCACGGCTCGCTCTCCAGGAACGGCAAGAATGCGTTCTTTGACGCAAACGCAGAACTGCAGCTCTCCGACACCTGTATGTATTACATCGGGGGTCTTCTCAAGCACGCGAAGGCAATCACCCGCGTGGCCAACCCGACCATCAACTCGTACAAGCGCCTGGTCCCCGGCTTCGAAGCACCCTGCTACCTCGCCTGGAGTGCGGCCAACCGCTCTGCCCTTGTCCGCGTTCCCGCTGCCCGTGGCAACAGCACCCGCGCCGAGTTCCGCAGCCCTGACCCGATGTGCAACCCGTACCTCACCTTTGCCTGTATGCTCGCAGCAGGTATGGACGGTATCAAGAACAAGATCATGCCGCCGGAATCGACCAACACCAACATCTACCACCTCAATGCGAAAGACCGCAAGAGGTTAAAAGTCGATATGTTGCCAGCCAGCCTTGCGGAAGCAAACGCAGCGCTTCTCAAGGATGAGGTGATCTGCAACACACTTGGCGAGCATGTGGTGACCAACCTCACCCGTATTGCCGAGATGGAAACCGATGCCTTCCGGCTCGCGGTCCACCCGTGGGAACTGGAAAGGTACCTGGCTACCTACTAA
- a CDS encoding ammonium transporter — translation MAMDTGVTCWLLVSAILVMLMTPGVGLFYGGLVRKKNFISMIALSFVCLALASIQWILIGYTLVFGHDVGGVIGNLDYLGLAGVSADAGTGTFPPLVFMMFQLFFAAVTITIVTSAVAERIKLSSFIVFSLVWLTVVYCPLAHWAWGGGWAQQMGLIDFAGGTVVEICSGFAALALAMVIGKRAGFGEHALEPHNIPIALLGAALLWFGWFGFNAGSALALNSSAIVAFVNTNSAAAAGALSWMFASWYRGKPSSLSMVSGAIAGMVAITPCAGFVTPLVAVLIGAVAGVLCYYMMLVRIRKSLDESLDAWAIHGMGGLWGTLATGIFAAAAIGGFTGWMEGNSSQFVANAVGAFAALGYAFIATWIIATVIDRTLGLRVTEDEEYVGLDICQHGERA, via the coding sequence ATGGCAATGGATACAGGAGTTACCTGCTGGCTGCTGGTCTCGGCAATACTGGTCATGCTGATGACCCCGGGAGTCGGCCTTTTCTATGGCGGACTGGTACGGAAGAAGAATTTTATCTCGATGATTGCGCTCTCCTTCGTGTGCCTGGCGCTCGCGAGTATCCAGTGGATACTCATCGGATACACGCTTGTCTTCGGGCATGATGTGGGAGGGGTGATCGGGAACCTGGATTACCTGGGTCTTGCCGGTGTGAGTGCCGATGCCGGCACGGGTACATTCCCTCCGCTCGTGTTCATGATGTTCCAGCTCTTCTTTGCTGCCGTGACTATTACGATCGTCACATCGGCAGTTGCGGAACGGATCAAGCTCTCGTCTTTTATTGTATTCAGCCTTGTCTGGCTGACCGTCGTGTACTGCCCGCTCGCCCACTGGGCATGGGGGGGAGGCTGGGCCCAGCAGATGGGGCTCATCGATTTTGCCGGGGGAACGGTTGTCGAGATCTGTTCGGGGTTTGCCGCACTCGCTCTTGCGATGGTGATCGGGAAACGTGCCGGGTTTGGGGAGCATGCGCTTGAACCGCATAATATCCCGATTGCACTTCTTGGTGCTGCGCTTCTCTGGTTCGGCTGGTTCGGGTTCAATGCGGGAAGTGCCCTTGCGCTCAACAGCAGCGCCATTGTAGCATTTGTCAACACGAATTCTGCAGCAGCTGCCGGTGCGCTCTCATGGATGTTTGCGAGCTGGTACCGGGGCAAGCCCAGTTCGCTCTCCATGGTAAGCGGGGCCATTGCCGGCATGGTGGCGATCACACCCTGCGCCGGGTTTGTCACGCCCCTTGTTGCCGTGCTCATCGGGGCAGTTGCCGGGGTATTGTGCTATTACATGATGCTTGTCCGCATACGGAAAAGCCTGGACGAGAGCCTCGATGCATGGGCGATCCATGGCATGGGCGGGTTGTGGGGAACGCTGGCGACCGGTATCTTTGCCGCAGCTGCCATCGGGGGATTTACCGGATGGATGGAAGGAAATTCCTCCCAGTTCGTGGCGAATGCTGTCGGGGCATTTGCGGCGCTCGGCTATGCCTTCATCGCCACATGGATTATCGCGACGGTTATCGATCGTACCCTGGGATTGCGTGTTACGGAAGACGAGGAATATGTCGGACTGGATATCTGTCAGCATGGTGAACGGGCATAA
- a CDS encoding ammonium transporter encodes MAIDSGATAWILASTALVMIMTPGVGFFYGGLVRRKNLISMITLSFVAFALVSIQWVVIGYSLAFGNDPASSLNGFIGNLQYLGLNNVGMDPGPYSPAIPGLLYMVFQLVFATVTMAIVTSGIAERVKFSAYLVFALIWTTIVYDPLAHWVWGGGWAAQFGALDFAGGTVVHISSGFAALALALVIGKRVGFGKYSMEPNNIPLTILGAALLWFGWFGFNAGSAIAANGLAANAFVTTNTAAAAGAIAWMLVSWINGKPSSLGFVSGAVAGLVAITPGAGYVTPMAAILIGAVGSIFCYGIMLWRIRSGMDETLDAWAIHGMGGLWGALATGIFAVAAVNGASGLIEGNVHQFVANAAGALAAVIYAFVVTYILAVVIDKTIGLRVTEEEEYVGLDISQHGERC; translated from the coding sequence ATGGCAATTGATTCTGGAGCAACTGCATGGATCCTCGCTTCAACGGCGCTCGTTATGATCATGACGCCGGGCGTAGGATTCTTTTATGGGGGGCTCGTTCGCAGGAAAAATCTGATCTCCATGATTACCCTGTCGTTCGTCGCCTTTGCACTGGTAAGTATCCAGTGGGTAGTGATCGGGTACTCGCTTGCGTTCGGCAATGATCCGGCAAGTTCTCTCAACGGGTTCATCGGCAACCTGCAGTACCTGGGCCTCAACAATGTCGGGATGGATCCCGGCCCGTATAGTCCGGCAATTCCCGGTTTACTCTACATGGTATTCCAGCTGGTCTTTGCAACGGTGACGATGGCGATCGTGACTTCCGGTATTGCCGAGCGTGTCAAGTTCAGTGCCTACCTTGTGTTTGCCCTTATCTGGACAACGATCGTGTACGACCCGCTCGCCCACTGGGTATGGGGCGGCGGCTGGGCAGCACAGTTCGGTGCGCTGGATTTCGCCGGCGGTACTGTAGTGCACATCAGTTCAGGGTTTGCAGCGCTGGCACTAGCCCTGGTGATCGGGAAACGGGTCGGCTTTGGAAAGTATTCCATGGAACCGAATAATATCCCGCTGACCATTCTTGGTGCTGCGCTTCTCTGGTTCGGCTGGTTCGGGTTCAATGCCGGAAGCGCTATTGCAGCGAACGGGCTTGCCGCCAATGCGTTCGTGACAACGAACACTGCGGCAGCGGCAGGTGCTATTGCCTGGATGCTGGTCAGCTGGATCAACGGCAAACCGAGTTCGCTCGGGTTCGTGAGCGGGGCAGTGGCGGGGCTGGTTGCGATCACGCCGGGAGCGGGGTACGTGACGCCGATGGCCGCGATCCTGATCGGTGCTGTGGGCAGCATATTCTGCTACGGGATCATGCTCTGGCGCATCCGGTCCGGCATGGATGAGACGCTCGATGCATGGGCAATCCACGGCATGGGCGGTCTCTGGGGGGCCCTCGCAACGGGTATCTTTGCCGTGGCAGCAGTCAACGGTGCATCCGGCCTGATTGAAGGCAACGTGCACCAGTTTGTTGCCAACGCAGCGGGTGCATTAGCAGCAGTCATCTACGCCTTCGTAGTTACGTATATCCTTGCGGTCGTCATCGACAAAACGATCGGCCTGCGGGTCACGGAAGAAGAAGAGTATGTCGGCCTCGATATCTCCCAACACGGGGAGCGGTGCTGA
- a CDS encoding P-II family nitrogen regulator — protein sequence MKMVKAVIKPERFEFVKKALEDKGFNGMTITEVKGRGEQKGISLEYRGGLMIVDLLPKIQIEIVVRDSDVDSLISTISESARTGKIGDGKIFVIPVERAIRIRTGETEV from the coding sequence ATGAAAATGGTAAAAGCAGTCATCAAACCGGAACGATTCGAGTTTGTCAAAAAAGCCCTTGAAGACAAGGGATTCAACGGCATGACCATCACGGAGGTCAAGGGACGCGGGGAGCAGAAGGGGATTTCCCTTGAGTATCGCGGCGGTCTTATGATCGTTGATCTCCTCCCCAAGATCCAGATCGAGATCGTGGTCAGGGACAGCGATGTCGACTCCCTCATCAGCACGATCTCGGAATCCGCAAGGACCGGCAAGATTGGCGATGGCAAGATCTTTGTCATCCCGGTTGAGAGAGCGATCCGGATCCGGACCGGAGAAACGGAGGTATAG